Proteins encoded together in one Vicinamibacteria bacterium window:
- a CDS encoding glycoside hydrolase family 20 zincin-like fold domain-containing protein: MQKLPALLPTPQRFHEREGSFRLRHDLPIVLGPSSTTGDFRSAWALRRRIEARTGLTLPVETHARIGDLGQRIELERTGEEGDGYRLDVSRDSMRVSGAGASGLRYGIETLSQLLGRGREVPCCTIDDAPDLDKRGLLIDISRGKVPTLGTLKGIVEQMVRLKLNLLMLYTEHVFRFRRHPEIGRNSSPMEAWEIRELDAYAAERHVELVPTLQSLGHMHQILNLRGFRHLAESEKRWSLSPAREQSYELLSDLYAEYLPNFGSSWFNANCDEPVDLGRGLSKDWAEREGRAAVFASHVRRVKALAEEHGKRTLIWADVVHEHPDVLEQLPDGLLLLDWWYEADHDFDRVRVFADRKIPFLVAAGTSSWNTLFPRLENAVSNIRGYAEAAKRHRGVGLLITDWGDGGHPNLLGNSAHGFAWGAQCAWGRSDLGDREFDRAFAWSAFSDRSGAAGRLYRRLGALHQTGFDHFNHSPLKSLYFDDWTDATYTRKSRRSILVETLRRLESVERALVQSDGKLKTRPLIAAELRFAVAVSRSAAEKGLLGLEYLDFENEASSWTPSRRKGLARRVERVAREQAKARERHRELWLARNRPSGFETTRGYYERSLRGMRRAVRKLER; the protein is encoded by the coding sequence ATGCAGAAGCTCCCGGCTTTGCTCCCGACGCCGCAGCGATTCCACGAGCGCGAAGGATCGTTTCGACTTCGGCACGATCTCCCCATCGTCCTCGGTCCGTCCTCCACCACGGGCGATTTTCGATCCGCCTGGGCGCTGCGCCGTCGAATCGAAGCGCGTACCGGTCTTACGCTTCCGGTCGAGACTCACGCGCGGATCGGCGATCTCGGCCAGCGTATCGAGCTCGAAAGGACCGGGGAAGAAGGCGATGGATACCGACTCGACGTGTCACGAGACTCGATGCGCGTCTCGGGGGCGGGCGCGTCGGGTCTTCGCTACGGAATCGAGACCTTGAGCCAACTCCTCGGTCGCGGCCGCGAAGTTCCTTGTTGCACGATCGACGATGCCCCCGACCTCGACAAGCGCGGCCTGCTCATCGACATCTCGCGCGGCAAAGTGCCGACGCTCGGGACATTGAAGGGCATCGTCGAACAAATGGTCCGGCTGAAGCTCAACCTGCTGATGCTCTATACCGAGCACGTGTTCCGCTTTCGACGCCACCCGGAGATCGGACGGAACTCATCGCCCATGGAGGCCTGGGAGATCCGAGAGCTCGACGCCTACGCCGCCGAACGTCACGTGGAGCTGGTCCCAACGCTGCAATCGCTCGGTCACATGCACCAGATCTTGAATCTTCGCGGTTTTCGCCACCTCGCCGAAAGCGAGAAGCGTTGGTCTCTCTCGCCTGCTCGGGAGCAGAGCTACGAGCTGCTCTCGGATCTCTATGCCGAGTACCTTCCGAACTTCGGTTCGTCGTGGTTCAATGCGAACTGCGACGAGCCCGTCGACCTCGGAAGAGGGCTGTCCAAGGATTGGGCCGAACGAGAGGGTCGAGCCGCCGTATTTGCGTCCCACGTACGACGAGTGAAAGCTCTGGCGGAGGAGCACGGAAAGAGGACGCTGATTTGGGCCGACGTGGTCCACGAGCATCCCGACGTGCTCGAACAGCTTCCTGACGGTCTTCTTCTTCTGGACTGGTGGTACGAGGCCGACCATGACTTCGATCGGGTTCGAGTGTTCGCGGACAGGAAGATCCCTTTCCTCGTCGCCGCGGGAACGTCGAGCTGGAACACGTTGTTCCCCCGCCTCGAGAATGCCGTTTCGAACATCCGCGGCTATGCCGAGGCGGCAAAACGACACCGTGGAGTCGGGCTTCTGATAACGGATTGGGGAGATGGGGGCCACCCCAACCTCCTCGGAAACTCTGCCCACGGTTTCGCCTGGGGCGCTCAATGCGCCTGGGGCAGGAGTGACCTCGGAGACAGGGAGTTCGACCGAGCCTTTGCCTGGAGCGCGTTCTCCGATCGCTCGGGAGCGGCGGGTCGACTCTACCGCCGGTTGGGTGCACTGCACCAGACCGGCTTCGACCACTTCAATCACTCGCCGCTCAAGAGCCTCTACTTCGACGACTGGACCGACGCGACCTACACCCGCAAGTCCCGTCGGAGCATCCTCGTCGAGACCCTGAGGCGGCTAGAGAGCGTGGAACGGGCCCTCGTCCAGAGCGACGGAAAATTGAAGACACGACCCTTGATTGCGGCGGAGCTTCGATTCGCCGTCGCGGTTTCGAGGTCGGCGGCGGAAAAAGGACTCCTCGGTCTCGAGTATCTGGATTTCGAGAACGAGGCTTCGTCCTGGACCCCGAGCCGCCGGAAGGGGCTCGCGCGGCGGGTGGAACGAGTCGCACGGGAGCAGGCGAAGGCGCGCGAAAGACATCGCGAGCTGTGGCTGGCGCGAAATCGTCCGTCGGGATTCGAGACCACCCGGGGCTATTACGAACGGTCGTTGCGAGGCATGCGACGGGCGGTCCGAAAGCTCGAGCGGTAG
- a CDS encoding glycosyltransferase, with amino-acid sequence MKLAFIVQRYGREILGGSETLARQLAERLARRHEVTVLTTTARDYITWRNEYEPGEQKLRGVRILRFPVSSERNLEEFNKYSEEIYHGKPTREQELEWLDRQGPVVPELVEHLKKEQNRYDLLVFFTYLYYPTYYGLQVAPEKSILVPTAHDEPPLRLGIFREMFQLPSSFLFNTESEEVLMLERFPIHKKMRETIGMGMELLDQPDTSAFRKKHGIPGRYLLYAGRIDPGKGLEELFRYFTFYKEENPASGNLQLILIGKLGMKLPDDSAIRYIGFVDEGDKLSAMAGSEAVVQPSRLESLSIVTLEAFSVGTPVVVNGASRVLLDHCRKANAGFYYNDFEEFEAILNLLASDRALARAMGRNGQRYVKENYGWHKLLPRYELALRASARPAKEPRTARREAPQPSREPAERPERRVTEAVVPDEEALLEPTGGPPAEKEDEVQDRAQEAQEIQESAEVTEEEIQDSLEEEGESHHSAEEEEEEVRDPAEEKEEVQDSAEEDEEVPHPAEEEEESPLPSFYRASIPPRAPESRPVPPDASPPDPRVDPKEPDRGERPERAAKEPPEETEPGELPEFYKPRSPRGAEEEKGSNG; translated from the coding sequence GTGAAGCTGGCCTTCATCGTTCAGCGGTACGGTCGCGAGATTCTGGGTGGCTCGGAGACTCTCGCACGCCAGCTTGCCGAGCGCCTCGCGCGCCGTCACGAGGTCACGGTCTTGACGACCACCGCCAGGGACTACATCACCTGGAGGAACGAGTACGAGCCCGGTGAACAGAAGCTCCGCGGCGTGCGCATCCTGCGATTCCCGGTCTCGAGCGAGCGTAACCTCGAAGAGTTCAACAAGTATTCCGAGGAGATCTACCACGGGAAGCCCACACGGGAGCAGGAGCTCGAGTGGCTCGACCGACAGGGACCCGTCGTGCCCGAGCTCGTCGAGCACCTCAAGAAAGAGCAGAACCGTTATGACCTGTTGGTCTTCTTTACTTATCTGTACTACCCGACCTACTACGGGCTCCAGGTCGCACCGGAAAAGAGCATCCTCGTACCGACCGCACATGACGAGCCGCCTCTGCGGCTCGGGATCTTTCGCGAGATGTTCCAGCTCCCCAGCTCGTTCTTGTTCAATACCGAATCGGAAGAAGTGCTGATGCTCGAACGCTTCCCGATTCACAAGAAGATGCGCGAAACGATTGGAATGGGGATGGAGCTTCTCGATCAGCCGGACACCTCCGCATTTCGTAAGAAGCACGGCATTCCCGGACGATACCTGCTCTACGCGGGGCGAATCGATCCCGGCAAAGGCCTCGAGGAGCTGTTCCGCTACTTTACGTTCTACAAGGAAGAGAACCCGGCGTCGGGCAACCTTCAGCTCATCCTCATCGGAAAACTGGGGATGAAGCTCCCCGACGATTCAGCGATTCGCTACATCGGCTTCGTCGACGAGGGGGACAAGCTCTCGGCGATGGCCGGCTCCGAAGCGGTGGTGCAGCCGTCGCGGTTGGAAAGCCTTTCCATCGTAACGCTCGAAGCCTTCTCGGTCGGCACGCCGGTCGTGGTGAACGGTGCCTCCCGCGTTCTCCTGGATCATTGCCGCAAAGCGAACGCTGGCTTCTACTACAACGACTTCGAGGAGTTCGAGGCGATTCTCAACCTGCTCGCGAGCGATCGGGCGCTCGCGAGAGCCATGGGCCGAAACGGCCAGCGTTACGTGAAGGAAAACTACGGCTGGCACAAGTTGCTGCCGAGATATGAGCTCGCCTTGCGCGCCTCGGCGAGGCCGGCCAAGGAGCCTCGAACGGCGCGCCGAGAGGCGCCCCAACCCTCGCGAGAGCCGGCCGAACGCCCAGAGAGACGAGTGACCGAAGCCGTCGTACCCGATGAGGAGGCTCTTCTCGAGCCAACCGGCGGTCCGCCTGCCGAAAAGGAAGACGAGGTCCAGGATAGGGCCCAAGAGGCCCAGGAGATCCAAGAATCGGCCGAGGTGACGGAAGAGGAGATCCAGGACTCTCTCGAGGAGGAAGGGGAGTCCCATCACTCTGCCGAGGAGGAGGAAGAGGAGGTCCGGGACCCGGCCGAGGAGAAAGAGGAGGTCCAGGACTCTGCCGAGGAGGACGAAGAGGTCCCTCACCCTGCCGAGGAGGAAGAGGAGTCCCCGCTTCCGAGCTTCTACCGAGCTTCCATCCCGCCGCGCGCTCCGGAATCGCGACCGGTACCCCCGGACGCTTCACCACCGGATCCGCGCGTCGACCCGAAAGAGCCCGACCGAGGGGAGCGCCCGGAGAGAGCGGCCAAAGAGCCCCCCGAAGAAACGGAGCCAGGCGAGCTGCCAGAATTCTATAAACCTCGCTCCCCGCGCGGGGCCGAGGAAGAAAAAGGCTCCAACGGTTGA
- a CDS encoding glycosyltransferase family 4 protein, giving the protein MKVDQWLPAAHRGDAIGDEALRIRDALVRSGSDAEIFALEIDEDMEGEVMAWRDRRRSDIVILHFALPSPLTSAFERESAARVLIYHNITPASFFRGLDDELARIAYRGREELRRLSGACDLALGDSEFNRLELEEMGFPRTAVLPILLDFTPYLDTEPDPVLGEMLDDGRANFLFVGRIYPNKRFEDLAKLAFFYKKYVSENFRFLLVGKAGRMERYQQAVQALADEWGLRPSEFLFAGHLSFDELVACYRFSDLFITMSEHEGFAVPLVESMLLELPVMAYAAGAVPYTLGGAGIEFYEKNYEELAEMAHLMVSDEDLSRRVAAGGTRRVASFHPHRVEKALLDYVEEVSR; this is encoded by the coding sequence ATGAAGGTCGATCAATGGCTTCCCGCGGCACACCGTGGCGACGCCATCGGTGACGAGGCCCTGCGCATCCGCGATGCGCTGGTCCGGTCGGGCTCGGATGCCGAGATATTCGCGCTCGAGATCGACGAGGACATGGAAGGCGAGGTGATGGCTTGGCGCGACCGAAGGCGCTCGGACATCGTGATACTTCATTTCGCCTTGCCTTCGCCGCTCACGAGCGCGTTCGAGCGGGAGTCCGCGGCGCGTGTACTCATCTACCACAACATCACCCCGGCGAGCTTCTTCCGGGGTCTCGACGATGAGCTCGCCCGGATTGCCTACCGAGGCCGGGAGGAGCTTCGCCGCCTTTCTGGAGCCTGCGATCTGGCTCTAGGAGATTCCGAGTTCAACCGCCTCGAGCTCGAGGAAATGGGCTTCCCGAGGACGGCCGTGCTCCCCATCCTGCTGGACTTCACCCCTTACCTCGATACCGAGCCCGATCCGGTGTTGGGCGAGATGCTCGACGACGGCAGGGCCAACTTCCTCTTCGTGGGCCGGATCTACCCCAACAAACGGTTCGAGGATCTGGCGAAGCTCGCGTTCTTCTACAAGAAGTACGTCTCGGAAAACTTCCGCTTCCTTCTCGTGGGAAAGGCCGGTAGGATGGAGCGCTATCAACAGGCGGTGCAGGCGCTCGCGGACGAGTGGGGCCTGCGGCCGAGCGAATTCCTTTTCGCCGGCCATCTGTCGTTCGACGAGCTCGTTGCCTGCTACCGTTTCTCGGACCTGTTCATCACCATGAGCGAGCACGAAGGCTTCGCCGTGCCTCTCGTCGAGTCGATGTTGTTGGAGTTGCCGGTGATGGCCTACGCGGCGGGCGCGGTCCCGTACACGCTCGGCGGCGCGGGAATCGAGTTTTACGAGAAAAATTACGAGGAGCTGGCGGAGATGGCTCACCTGATGGTCAGCGACGAAGATTTGTCCCGGCGGGTGGCGGCGGGAGGGACCCGTCGGGTCGCCAGTTTTCACCCCCATCGAGTCGAGAAAGCGCTCCTCGATTATGTCGAGGAGGTGTCCCGGTGA
- a CDS encoding glycosyltransferase — protein sequence MRVDQMLAALSYGDAIGNEALRIQAILREEGYESEIFAESVHPDMAGRARKLWDYSQVSSADDLVILHFSIGAGVSTFAYHLPNPILLVYHNITPARWFAPYHRHLAGLCYHGRRELQAFVPRVRLAVGDSEFNRAELDAVGFHPTGVLPLLLDDSRLDIDPNEAVLGMFDDDKKNFLFVGRVIPNKCFHDLIKVFAFYQKFIERNCRLLLVGEWVGFEKYHEALVRLVDDFQLKDVVFTGHVEDDDLVAYYEVADLFLCLSEHEGYCVPLIEAFRFGVPVMAMDAGAVPETLDGAGILIREKRIDEIALMAHAIVTNDSLSSRIVTGQDRALDRLEARDDRVLLGELVKKALASEVVGSQES from the coding sequence ATGAGGGTCGATCAGATGCTCGCGGCGCTGTCCTATGGCGACGCCATCGGCAACGAGGCCCTGCGCATCCAAGCCATCCTTCGTGAAGAAGGCTACGAGTCCGAGATCTTCGCCGAGTCCGTTCATCCCGACATGGCAGGCCGGGCGCGGAAGCTTTGGGACTATTCGCAGGTCTCGTCGGCGGATGATCTGGTCATACTTCATTTTTCCATAGGGGCGGGCGTGAGCACGTTCGCTTACCATCTCCCCAACCCGATTCTCCTCGTCTATCACAACATCACGCCGGCCCGTTGGTTTGCACCGTACCACCGGCACCTGGCCGGTCTGTGCTACCACGGTCGGCGCGAGCTCCAGGCGTTCGTGCCTCGAGTCCGCCTTGCGGTCGGCGATTCCGAGTTCAACCGTGCCGAGCTCGACGCGGTTGGTTTCCACCCGACGGGGGTCCTTCCCCTGCTGCTCGACGACTCGCGGCTCGACATCGACCCGAATGAGGCCGTGCTGGGGATGTTCGACGACGACAAGAAGAACTTTCTCTTCGTGGGTCGCGTCATACCCAACAAATGCTTCCACGACCTCATCAAGGTGTTCGCCTTCTACCAGAAGTTCATCGAGCGGAACTGCCGATTGCTGCTCGTGGGCGAATGGGTGGGTTTCGAGAAGTATCACGAGGCCCTGGTGAGGCTGGTAGACGATTTTCAGCTGAAGGACGTCGTCTTCACCGGCCACGTCGAGGACGACGACCTGGTCGCCTACTATGAGGTCGCGGATCTGTTCCTCTGTCTGAGCGAGCACGAAGGATATTGCGTTCCCCTCATCGAGGCCTTCCGCTTCGGCGTCCCGGTGATGGCGATGGACGCTGGCGCCGTGCCCGAGACCCTCGATGGCGCCGGGATTCTGATCCGCGAAAAACGCATCGACGAAATCGCTCTCATGGCACATGCCATCGTGACCAACGATTCGCTCTCCTCGAGAATCGTCACCGGTCAGGACCGTGCTCTCGACCGACTCGAGGCGAGGGACGACCGCGTCCTGCTCGGTGAGCTCGTCAAAAAAGCCCTCGCCTCGGAGGTGGTGGGGAGTCAAGAGTCATGA
- a CDS encoding glycosyltransferase family 4 protein, with amino-acid sequence MTPSPANEIGLKLAFVVQRYGEDVNGGAEYHCRLVAERLASTHRVEVLTTCARDYITWANERKSGLDSVHGVPVRRFKVKRPRDPDRFGRLSQKVFLGRHSEADELSWLEEQGPLSPALVRYLRRNMGGYDYFVFFSYRYYHSYFGIHAVAPKAILVPTAEKDDVVGLSIFKKLFHLPRAIVYNSIEERQMIWSASGNQRVFGEVVGVGSRVPERTDEEAFRRRHDIGGRYAVYVGRVDPNKGCRTLVHYFRRYREETGSSLILLLVGGRQMEIPEAPGIRYLGFLPDPEKWSALSGADLLIMPSALESLSMATLEAWALGKPVLANGECDVLVGQCRRANGGLYYGDYYEFREALSLLERRADLRAQLGDNGRRYYQQHYRWDVIEGKYNRILDVLRKTDEKRGPVPRASGLLDRLFGSSV; translated from the coding sequence TTGACCCCATCTCCCGCGAATGAAATCGGGCTCAAGCTCGCCTTCGTCGTGCAACGCTACGGCGAAGACGTCAACGGGGGTGCGGAGTACCATTGCCGTCTGGTCGCCGAGCGGCTCGCATCGACGCATCGGGTGGAAGTATTGACAACCTGCGCTCGCGACTACATCACCTGGGCGAACGAAAGAAAGTCGGGGCTCGATTCGGTTCACGGCGTCCCGGTGAGGCGGTTCAAGGTCAAGCGGCCGCGCGACCCCGATCGGTTCGGGCGCCTGTCACAGAAAGTCTTCTTGGGGCGCCACAGCGAAGCCGACGAGCTCTCGTGGCTCGAAGAGCAAGGGCCGCTTTCACCGGCGCTGGTGCGTTACTTGAGACGGAACATGGGGGGGTACGACTATTTCGTCTTCTTCAGCTATCGCTACTATCACAGCTACTTCGGTATTCACGCGGTAGCTCCCAAGGCGATTCTGGTGCCGACAGCGGAGAAGGACGATGTGGTAGGCCTCTCCATCTTCAAGAAGCTATTCCACCTTCCTCGAGCGATCGTCTACAACTCGATCGAGGAACGGCAGATGATCTGGTCGGCGAGCGGAAACCAGCGGGTTTTCGGCGAGGTCGTCGGCGTCGGATCCAGGGTCCCGGAGCGGACCGACGAGGAGGCCTTTCGGCGCCGTCACGACATCGGCGGGCGCTACGCCGTTTACGTCGGCCGCGTCGACCCGAACAAGGGGTGTCGCACCCTCGTCCACTACTTCCGCCGCTACCGCGAGGAGACCGGATCGAGCCTCATATTGCTTCTCGTGGGCGGTCGGCAAATGGAAATACCCGAGGCTCCGGGAATACGCTATCTCGGGTTTCTGCCGGATCCCGAGAAATGGAGCGCGCTTTCGGGTGCCGACCTTCTCATCATGCCGTCGGCTCTCGAGAGCCTTTCGATGGCTACCCTGGAGGCATGGGCCCTGGGTAAACCCGTTCTCGCCAACGGGGAGTGCGACGTGCTCGTTGGACAGTGCCGACGCGCCAACGGGGGCCTCTACTACGGCGACTACTACGAGTTTCGCGAGGCACTGTCGCTCTTGGAGCGACGGGCGGATCTGCGGGCACAGCTCGGCGACAATGGTCGGCGCTACTACCAGCAACACTATCGCTGGGACGTGATCGAGGGAAAATACAATCGAATCCTTGACGTCCTTCGGAAAACCGACGAGAAGCGCGGCCCCGTTCCCCGGGCATCTGGCCTTCTGGACCGGTTGTTCGGGTCGAGCGTATGA
- a CDS encoding decaprenyl-phosphate phosphoribosyltransferase, which translates to MSDALVWFVRQLQSLVVAIRPQQWTKNLVVLAALIFAERLYDPHSLLQAVAAFGVFCALAGAIYLLNDLADLEGDRLHPVKRMRPIASGALSPRVALAAAVALGALGLVGGLAIGAPFAAVALTYLVAMTAYSFHLKNVVILDVLVVAFGFVLRAIAGAVAIGVVFSNWLLICTLLLALFLALAKRRQELTFLAREAAEHRRILGEYSPNLLDQMIAVVTASTLISYALYTLAPETVDRFGTDRMIWTLPFVLYGIFRYLYLVHQKEEGGNPTRVLLDDRPILVTVALWAATVITLIYHGSRSSLTLP; encoded by the coding sequence ATGTCGGACGCGCTGGTGTGGTTCGTTCGCCAGCTCCAAAGTCTCGTCGTTGCCATACGGCCGCAACAGTGGACCAAGAATCTAGTCGTTCTCGCAGCACTGATTTTTGCGGAACGTTTGTACGATCCGCATTCGCTACTTCAGGCGGTGGCCGCCTTCGGCGTCTTCTGTGCCCTCGCCGGTGCCATCTACCTCCTGAACGATCTCGCGGACCTCGAAGGGGACCGGCTTCACCCGGTCAAGCGCATGCGTCCCATCGCATCGGGTGCGTTGTCGCCCCGGGTCGCCCTTGCGGCAGCGGTCGCGCTCGGGGCCCTGGGTCTTGTCGGCGGCCTCGCCATCGGGGCCCCATTCGCCGCCGTCGCGCTCACCTATCTCGTGGCAATGACCGCCTATTCCTTTCACCTGAAGAACGTCGTCATACTCGACGTGCTCGTCGTGGCGTTCGGATTCGTGCTGAGGGCGATCGCCGGCGCGGTAGCGATCGGCGTCGTCTTCAGCAATTGGCTCTTGATATGTACCCTACTGCTCGCCCTGTTTCTCGCGCTCGCCAAGAGGAGGCAAGAGCTCACATTTCTGGCAAGAGAAGCGGCGGAGCATCGGAGGATCCTGGGAGAGTACAGCCCAAATCTTTTGGATCAAATGATAGCCGTGGTTACGGCCTCGACCCTCATCTCCTATGCGCTCTACACACTGGCGCCGGAGACCGTGGACCGGTTCGGTACGGACCGCATGATCTGGACCCTTCCTTTTGTTTTGTATGGGATTTTTCGCTATCTCTACCTCGTGCATCAGAAGGAAGAGGGGGGGAACCCGACGCGGGTCCTCCTCGATGACAGGCCGATACTCGTGACAGTAGCGCTCTGGGCCGCCACAGTGATCACGCTGATCTACCACGGCAGTCGTTCGAGCTTGACTCTCCCCTAA
- a CDS encoding STAS domain-containing protein — MKIEERAVGGVTILDLQGKMLIGEGDELLREKINTLVENGTTKIVLNLGEVPYVDSAGLGEIVRCYTTVSRKDGKLKLLNLTKRIHDLLSITKLLTVFETYESEEEVVKSFG; from the coding sequence ATGAAAATCGAGGAAAGAGCAGTGGGAGGGGTCACCATCTTGGATCTCCAGGGGAAGATGCTCATCGGCGAGGGTGACGAACTGCTTCGCGAGAAGATCAATACGTTGGTGGAGAACGGGACCACGAAGATCGTTTTGAATCTGGGAGAAGTACCCTACGTTGATAGCGCTGGCCTCGGCGAAATCGTCCGCTGTTATACGACGGTCAGCCGCAAAGACGGTAAGCTGAAGCTCCTGAACCTGACGAAGCGTATTCACGATCTGCTATCCATCACCAAACTCTTGACGGTCTTCGAGACCTACGAAAGCGAGGAAGAGGTAGTCAAGAGCTTCGGTTGA